The following coding sequences are from one Argonema galeatum A003/A1 window:
- the cobN gene encoding cobaltochelatase subunit CobN: MHRLAATPGGWNFQEEGVIFVEQTPAPIVFLTAADTDIQTLGAAVGKLPNGFPKIRVVNLLQLQQQLSIDTYAEQVLSQAQVIIIRLLGGRSYWSYGLEVARETVQKSQGSLIVIPGDSSPDPDLISHSNVSLTVVNQLWRYFTEGGGENFVNALKFVADVCLGQIYNPPPPQEVPRVGFYPWRGGTRKVKSQKEIGTGEDFFQLDIPKVGLLFYRAHYLAGNTTVIDAICQALADRKLQPVPIFVSSLRDPDVQADILEYFQPKDAEPVQLLLNTTSFSIAKTTFYAETDSLLSTQHSALSTLDVPVLQVILSGGTVEDWESGFKGLSPRDMAMNVALPEVDGRIICRAVSFKAVQSRHSELETDLVVYEPRLDRIAFVADLAFSWVRLRQTPVSDRRIALILANYPNRDGRLANGVGLDTPASCVEILKALQQAGYQVENIPETGDELIEILTAGVTNDPEGRELRSHRQHLSLEQYKEYFATLPSEVQKGICDRWGTLVQERNEESFSSTPLPLCPSAPLPLCPSAPLAISGIQFGNVFVGIQPSRGYDIDPSLNYHAPDLEPTHAYLAFYYWVRQHFNADAIVHVGKHGNLEWLPGKSVALSSNCYPEVALGAMPHFYPFIVNDPGEGSQAKRRAQAVIIDHLTPPMTRAELYGPLQQLEALIDEYYEAQSLDPSRLSMIGDRIAKLILQENLHQDLEVSQKSKITSQNREYYVGNLDLSVLNSIDGYLCELKEAQIRDGLHIFGQCPQGRQLRDLIVAIARHPGTNRLGLTRAIAKDWGLDFDPLTADLSLVSRGEAFVSKNLDAQSKMIYTNASPVHSSFVNDKDCRTVGDVVEVLEEYAAELVEQLIANVNGQLPNDNGQLTKRELDWIRTHLLPALQQTQQEITQLLRGLDGRFVPSGPSGAPTRGRPEVLPTGRNFYSVDIRNIPTETAWDVGRKAAETLIELYTQENGEYPKTLGLSVWGTSTMRTGGDDLAQALALLGVRPMWDGPSRRVVDFEILPVSVLGRPRVDVTLRISGFFRDAFPNLIDLFDRASSAVAALDEPPEQNPLAAQVKQETQFWLSSGLSQEQAEVRSSYRIFGSKPGAYGAGIQGLIEAQNWTDDRDLARAYINWSSYAYSAKKEGQAAPEAFEQRLQQMQIVLHNQDNREHDLLDSDDYYQFQGGLTAAVRALTGKNPQTYFGDNSMPENPKVRQLRSEIARVYRSRVVNPKWIAGVMRHGYKGAFEMAATVDYLFAYDATANCVEDFMYRGVAEAYLFEPSVQAFIQEKNPWALRDMAERLLEAHQRGLWQGVEHPMVEKLRSLVHQAEAVIETKPSQYN, translated from the coding sequence GTGCATCGCTTAGCTGCAACCCCCGGAGGGTGGAATTTTCAGGAAGAAGGTGTCATTTTTGTGGAGCAGACACCCGCTCCGATCGTTTTTCTTACTGCTGCCGATACAGACATCCAAACGCTAGGGGCGGCAGTTGGCAAACTCCCAAACGGATTCCCGAAGATTAGGGTTGTCAATCTCTTGCAATTACAGCAACAGCTAAGTATTGATACTTATGCAGAACAGGTGCTGTCTCAGGCGCAGGTAATCATTATACGGTTGCTGGGAGGGCGTTCCTACTGGTCTTATGGGTTGGAAGTGGCGCGGGAGACTGTGCAAAAATCCCAGGGATCGCTGATTGTCATACCAGGGGACTCTAGCCCAGATCCAGATTTAATCAGTCACTCAAATGTTTCGCTGACAGTCGTTAATCAGCTATGGCGCTACTTCACCGAAGGCGGCGGAGAAAATTTTGTCAACGCCCTCAAATTTGTGGCCGATGTGTGTTTGGGGCAAATTTATAATCCACCACCACCACAAGAAGTTCCCCGTGTCGGATTTTATCCCTGGCGAGGAGGGACTAGAAAAGTCAAAAGTCAAAAGGAAATAGGGACTGGGGAAGATTTTTTCCAATTAGATATCCCTAAAGTTGGACTTTTATTTTATCGCGCTCATTACTTGGCTGGAAATACAACTGTAATTGATGCGATTTGTCAAGCTTTAGCCGATCGCAAATTACAACCAGTGCCGATATTTGTCTCTTCTTTGCGAGATCCTGATGTACAAGCAGATATATTGGAATATTTCCAGCCCAAAGATGCAGAACCTGTACAACTTTTACTTAACACTACCAGCTTTTCAATTGCCAAAACTACTTTTTACGCTGAAACTGACTCTCTACTCAGCACTCAGCACTCAGCACTCAGCACTTTAGATGTGCCTGTGTTGCAGGTAATTCTCAGCGGCGGTACTGTCGAAGATTGGGAATCTGGGTTCAAAGGTCTTTCTCCGAGAGATATGGCGATGAATGTGGCATTACCGGAAGTTGATGGGCGAATTATTTGTAGGGCAGTTTCTTTTAAGGCGGTGCAATCTCGACATTCTGAACTGGAAACAGATTTGGTGGTATATGAACCTAGATTAGACCGGATTGCTTTCGTTGCCGATTTAGCTTTTAGCTGGGTGCGTCTGCGCCAAACTCCAGTTTCCGATCGTCGAATTGCTCTGATTTTAGCTAATTATCCTAACCGCGATGGGCGTCTTGCTAATGGCGTTGGTTTGGATACTCCAGCTAGTTGTGTGGAAATTCTTAAGGCTTTGCAGCAAGCTGGTTATCAGGTTGAAAATATACCTGAAACTGGTGATGAATTGATTGAGATTTTAACTGCTGGGGTGACGAACGATCCTGAAGGGCGCGAATTGCGATCGCATCGACAGCATCTATCTTTAGAGCAATATAAAGAGTATTTTGCAACTTTGCCGTCAGAGGTTCAAAAAGGGATATGCGATCGCTGGGGAACTCTTGTGCAAGAAAGAAATGAAGAATCCTTCTCCTCTACCCCTCTGCCCCTCTGCCCCTCTGCCCCTCTGCCCCTCTGCCCCTCTGCCCCTCTAGCCATTTCAGGTATTCAATTTGGTAATGTGTTTGTGGGTATTCAACCAAGTCGCGGTTATGATATTGACCCAAGCTTGAATTATCATGCCCCCGATTTAGAACCTACTCATGCTTATTTGGCTTTCTATTATTGGGTGCGGCAACATTTTAATGCTGATGCGATTGTTCATGTGGGCAAGCATGGGAATTTGGAATGGCTACCAGGTAAAAGTGTGGCTTTATCCAGCAATTGTTACCCGGAAGTTGCTTTAGGGGCCATGCCCCATTTTTATCCTTTTATTGTTAACGATCCGGGTGAAGGTTCTCAAGCTAAACGTCGCGCTCAAGCAGTTATTATCGATCACCTGACTCCACCGATGACAAGGGCTGAACTTTATGGCCCTTTGCAACAACTGGAGGCTTTAATTGATGAATATTATGAGGCTCAAAGTTTAGATCCGTCGCGGTTATCGATGATAGGCGATCGCATCGCTAAATTGATATTGCAAGAAAATCTACATCAAGATTTAGAAGTAAGTCAAAAGTCAAAAATCACAAGTCAAAATAGAGAATATTATGTGGGAAATTTGGATTTGTCAGTTTTGAATTCAATTGATGGTTATCTGTGCGAATTGAAAGAAGCTCAAATTCGCGATGGATTGCATATTTTTGGGCAGTGTCCGCAGGGGCGACAGCTAAGGGATTTGATTGTAGCTATAGCTCGTCATCCGGGTACGAATCGTCTTGGTTTAACTCGTGCTATTGCTAAAGATTGGGGTTTGGATTTCGATCCTTTAACGGCAGATTTGTCATTAGTTAGTAGGGGCGAAGCATTTGTGTCGAAAAATTTAGATGCTCAGTCAAAGATGATCTACACAAATGCTTCGCCCGTACATTCGTCATTTGTCAATGACAAAGATTGTCGCACTGTTGGTGATGTAGTTGAAGTATTGGAAGAATACGCAGCTGAATTAGTAGAGCAACTGATAGCAAATGTTAACGGACAACTTCCAAATGACAACGGACAATTGACTAAACGCGAGTTAGATTGGATACGCACTCATTTGTTGCCTGCACTCCAACAAACTCAACAAGAAATTACCCAACTGTTGCGAGGTTTAGATGGTCGCTTTGTACCCAGTGGCCCATCTGGGGCTCCGACGCGGGGACGCCCGGAGGTGTTGCCTACAGGCCGCAATTTCTACTCAGTAGATATACGCAATATCCCTACGGAGACGGCTTGGGATGTCGGACGTAAAGCGGCTGAAACATTGATAGAGCTATATACCCAGGAGAATGGCGAGTATCCAAAAACACTGGGCTTATCTGTATGGGGAACTTCCACAATGCGAACTGGCGGTGATGATTTGGCGCAGGCGTTGGCTTTGCTGGGAGTGCGACCGATGTGGGATGGCCCTTCGCGACGGGTGGTGGATTTTGAGATTTTACCAGTTTCGGTTTTGGGACGCCCGCGTGTGGATGTGACGCTGCGAATTTCGGGTTTTTTCCGCGATGCTTTTCCTAATTTAATCGATTTATTCGATCGCGCCTCTTCAGCTGTGGCGGCATTGGATGAACCGCCAGAACAAAATCCTTTGGCGGCGCAAGTAAAGCAAGAAACGCAATTTTGGCTTTCATCTGGGTTGAGTCAGGAACAGGCAGAAGTGCGATCGAGCTACCGCATTTTTGGCTCTAAACCCGGTGCCTACGGTGCTGGGATTCAAGGTTTAATTGAAGCCCAAAACTGGACAGATGACCGAGATTTAGCGCGTGCTTATATCAATTGGAGCAGTTACGCTTATAGTGCGAAAAAGGAAGGACAAGCAGCACCAGAAGCATTTGAGCAGCGCTTACAACAGATGCAAATTGTGTTGCACAATCAAGATAACCGCGAACACGATTTACTGGATTCTGATGATTATTATCAATTTCAAGGTGGTTTGACGGCAGCAGTTCGTGCCTTAACTGGAAAGAATCCCCAAACTTATTTTGGCGATAATTCTATGCCAGAAAATCCGAAAGTGAGACAATTGCGATCGGAAATTGCACGGGTATACCGTTCTCGCGTGGTGAATCCCAAGTGGATAGCTGGAGTGATGCGCCACGGTTACAAAGGTGCGTTTGAAATGGCGGCGACGGTGGATTATTTATTTGCTTACGATGCCACTGCTAACTGTGTGGAAGATTTTATGTATCGGGGAGTGGCAGAGGCGTATCTGTTTGAGCCATCCGTGCAGGCATTTATCCAAGAAAAAAATCCTTGGGCTCTGCGAGATATGGCGGAAAGGTTGTTAGAAGCGCATCAGCGCGGTTTGTGGCAAGGAGTTGAGCATCCTATGGTGGAAAAATTGCGATCGCTCGTTCACCAAGCCGAAGCCGTCATTGAAACTAAGCCGTCACAATATAATTAA
- a CDS encoding GAF domain-containing hybrid sensor histidine kinase/response regulator encodes MVSYQKSILSRCLPLATFEQLRKLLQQMAQRVGEDTSLNSDQTVAREGKDITLFLTEDVVSSVEIIQETQSERFAVLVSRRFSALVLGKALESDFLTQNSLKVELTFEPGAIAAFLAQLSNLLKNNRFLCQSLQTASQALEPNDPTLQSEFTLSLLEMLSSDSETPETLYPYVSVCQPVHEALSQQIEQERLLNQVTTQIRQSLELPVILKTAVEQVRSFLQADRLVIYQFNFNSTAEEQNGCVIPPVAQEYDAYEVNKNADLPSAFLDPSSYCGRITYEGRADDTIPSVVNFSEQGHCFMYVPNCREKYRKGFAQAVEDVETAYVFSPCLLDLMRSTQVRAKLVVPIVIQDQLWGLLIAHQCFQPRQWQDNEKNFLRDIAEHLALAIYQAELYAEVQQQKQTLEQRVIDRTQELHDAMLAAQSASRVKGEFLSTMSHELRTPLTCVIGLSATLLRWSFGQLSQKQRDYLQTIHDNGEHLLELINDILDLSELEAGKTVLNISEFSLCQLAQESLQILREKAQQRGVELAINLRINAVRDRFLADDKRVRQILFNLLSNGIKFTPSGGRIILRVWLENNTAVFQVEDTGIGISEEQLPLLFQKFQQLDTSYHRQYEGTGLGLALTKQLVELHRGRIEVESTVDVGSIFTVWLPLPPSAPVVSDAQIPGSSDIPEGRIVLIENDEETATLICDILTAAGYQMVWIVEGSTALMQIEILQPLVALVEINLSGMNGYEVIRELRNSPAVPNLKIIAIAATETAENNLYGLTAEPDDYLPKPFQPEQLLQKIANFVIAQ; translated from the coding sequence ATGGTCAGTTACCAAAAATCAATTTTAAGCCGATGTTTGCCCCTTGCAACTTTTGAGCAGCTGCGAAAGTTGTTGCAACAGATGGCTCAAAGGGTTGGGGAAGATACCTCCCTCAATTCTGACCAAACTGTCGCAAGAGAAGGAAAAGATATTACCCTATTTTTGACCGAAGATGTAGTGTCTTCTGTGGAAATTATCCAGGAAACACAGTCAGAAAGGTTCGCGGTGTTAGTTTCAAGGCGGTTTAGTGCCCTGGTGTTGGGAAAAGCCTTGGAGTCAGATTTTCTCACGCAAAACTCCCTAAAGGTGGAGTTGACCTTCGAGCCAGGAGCGATCGCCGCCTTTTTGGCCCAACTTAGCAATTTACTGAAAAACAATCGTTTTCTCTGCCAAAGTCTGCAAACAGCAAGCCAAGCCCTTGAACCCAACGACCCCACCCTTCAAAGTGAATTCACCCTCTCTTTGCTGGAAATGCTTTCCTCTGATAGCGAGACACCAGAAACGCTCTACCCCTATGTTTCTGTTTGTCAACCCGTGCATGAGGCTCTTAGCCAACAGATCGAACAAGAGCGACTCCTCAATCAGGTGACAACCCAAATCCGCCAGAGTCTAGAGTTACCCGTCATTCTGAAAACTGCTGTCGAGCAGGTAAGGTCTTTTTTGCAAGCCGATCGGTTAGTAATATATCAATTTAACTTTAATTCGACAGCAGAGGAGCAAAACGGCTGTGTAATACCTCCTGTTGCCCAAGAATACGACGCTTATGAAGTAAACAAAAACGCAGATTTACCCTCTGCGTTTCTAGATCCCTCCTCATACTGCGGTCGTATTACCTACGAAGGTAGGGCTGACGATACCATACCCTCAGTGGTGAATTTTAGTGAGCAGGGGCACTGCTTTATGTATGTACCCAACTGTCGGGAGAAATATCGCAAAGGCTTCGCCCAAGCGGTGGAAGATGTAGAAACTGCCTACGTCTTTTCTCCCTGCTTGTTGGATTTAATGCGAAGCACTCAGGTTCGAGCGAAGTTGGTTGTGCCAATTGTGATCCAAGACCAGCTGTGGGGGCTGCTCATTGCCCATCAATGCTTCCAGCCGCGCCAATGGCAGGATAATGAAAAAAACTTTCTGCGGGATATTGCCGAACACTTAGCTCTAGCAATTTACCAAGCCGAACTTTACGCCGAAGTCCAACAGCAAAAACAAACGCTAGAACAACGGGTGATCGATCGCACTCAAGAACTCCACGATGCCATGCTAGCAGCACAGTCAGCCAGCCGAGTCAAGGGTGAATTTCTCTCCACCATGAGCCACGAATTGCGGACTCCCCTCACCTGCGTCATCGGGTTGTCTGCCACTCTGTTGCGTTGGTCATTTGGCCAGCTGAGTCAGAAACAGCGCGATTACCTGCAAACCATCCACGACAATGGAGAACACCTATTAGAGTTAATCAACGATATTCTAGATCTGTCTGAGCTGGAAGCGGGTAAAACCGTTTTAAATATCAGCGAATTTTCTTTGTGTCAACTTGCTCAAGAAAGCTTACAAATTCTGAGAGAAAAAGCCCAACAACGCGGCGTTGAACTAGCAATAAATCTGCGAATTAACGCCGTTCGCGATCGCTTTTTGGCTGATGATAAACGAGTTAGGCAGATTCTTTTTAATCTCTTGAGCAATGGCATCAAATTTACCCCTTCTGGCGGACGAATTATTCTGCGAGTTTGGTTAGAAAACAACACGGCGGTATTTCAGGTAGAAGACACTGGCATCGGCATTTCCGAAGAGCAGTTACCTCTACTTTTTCAGAAATTTCAACAGTTGGATACTTCTTACCACCGCCAATACGAAGGAACTGGGCTGGGTTTAGCTTTAACAAAACAACTGGTAGAATTGCATCGAGGCAGGATCGAAGTCGAATCTACAGTCGATGTGGGATCGATTTTTACCGTCTGGTTGCCTCTACCGCCTTCAGCACCAGTTGTCAGCGACGCGCAAATACCGGGAAGTAGCGATATTCCTGAAGGGCGCATTGTTTTGATTGAAAACGATGAAGAAACAGCTACCCTCATCTGCGATATTCTTACAGCCGCAGGTTATCAGATGGTGTGGATTGTAGAAGGCAGTACGGCTCTCATGCAAATTGAGATCTTGCAACCCTTAGTCGCGCTCGTGGAGATTAATTTATCAGGAATGAATGGGTATGAAGTCATTCGCGAACTGCGTAATTCCCCGGCAGTGCCAAACCTCAAAATTATCGCTATAGCAGCTACAGAAACGGCTGAAAATAATTTGTACGGTTTGACAGCAGAACCAGATGATTATCTGCCAAAACCCTTTCAACCAGAACAGTTATTGCAGAAGATTGCTAACTTCGTCATCGCTCAGTAG
- a CDS encoding N-acetylmannosamine-6-phosphate 2-epimerase translates to MTFNKEQITQIRKSLIVSCQAPADSPLHDPQAIAAMAQAAVLGGASAVRIDTPSHVSAVRQRVQAPIIGLWKQQIPGYEVYITPQFEHAAAIASAGADIIAIDATLRDRPGNETLDTLIARIHNELGKLVMADADTIEGARAAAKAGADLVGTTLYGYTNETKHLSPPGFDLLAQMVKQLKVPAICEGGIASPQMAQEALKLGAYAVVVGTDITGIDYKVRTYREAIFTAPTAF, encoded by the coding sequence ATGACTTTTAATAAAGAACAAATAACACAGATCCGTAAGAGCCTAATTGTTTCTTGTCAGGCTCCAGCTGACTCACCGTTGCACGACCCGCAAGCGATCGCCGCAATGGCGCAAGCAGCTGTGCTGGGCGGAGCATCTGCTGTGCGGATTGATACTCCAAGTCATGTAAGTGCCGTGCGGCAGAGAGTCCAAGCACCGATAATTGGGCTTTGGAAACAGCAGATACCTGGATACGAAGTATATATTACTCCTCAGTTTGAACACGCGGCGGCGATCGCATCTGCCGGTGCAGATATCATCGCTATTGACGCCACTCTCAGAGACCGACCGGGCAATGAAACGTTGGATACCCTCATTGCACGCATTCACAACGAATTGGGCAAGCTGGTGATGGCAGATGCGGATACGATTGAGGGAGCTAGAGCAGCAGCAAAAGCTGGTGCCGACCTTGTGGGTACAACCCTCTACGGCTACACCAACGAGACGAAGCACCTTTCTCCCCCCGGCTTTGACCTCCTCGCCCAAATGGTAAAGCAGTTAAAAGTCCCAGCCATTTGCGAAGGCGGCATAGCCTCACCCCAGATGGCTCAAGAAGCCCTCAAACTGGGAGCTTACGCAGTTGTTGTCGGCACTGATATCACTGGGATCGATTACAAGGTTAGAACCTATCGAGAAGCCATTTTCACTGCCCCAACTGCCTTTTAA
- a CDS encoding class I SAM-dependent methyltransferase — protein sequence MNTPDYISQLKELFEQKPTEIIYEIASKDEMFLGKEKHYFNVGQSALQCVKLAMLAARKQDFKNILDLPCGHGRVLRMLKAAFPEAKLTACDLNQDGVDFCVKVFGATGVYSTEDVNHIPIQASFDLIWCGSLLTHLNSSSWTDFLNLFNSLLCPGGILIFTANGLWVAHRIRMMAYSYGLDPNKLPILVKDYDSQGFGYLDYPNLENYGISLSSPSWVLLQLQKIPNLRLLTYTERGWDNHQDAIACVRVDDL from the coding sequence ATGAACACACCCGACTATATTTCCCAACTCAAAGAGCTATTTGAGCAAAAGCCAACGGAAATAATTTACGAGATTGCCTCCAAAGATGAGATGTTTTTAGGCAAAGAAAAACATTATTTTAATGTTGGACAGTCAGCCTTACAATGCGTAAAGCTAGCAATGCTGGCAGCCCGAAAGCAGGATTTTAAGAATATTTTGGATCTCCCTTGCGGACACGGTAGGGTGCTAAGAATGCTTAAAGCTGCTTTCCCTGAAGCAAAGCTAACCGCTTGCGACTTAAACCAAGATGGCGTTGATTTCTGCGTCAAAGTATTTGGCGCAACAGGGGTCTACTCAACGGAGGATGTTAACCATATCCCAATTCAAGCTAGTTTCGATCTAATCTGGTGCGGTTCCTTGTTGACTCATCTCAACAGTTCTAGCTGGACTGATTTCTTGAACCTGTTTAACTCTCTTCTCTGTCCGGGTGGCATTCTTATTTTTACTGCGAACGGCCTCTGGGTTGCCCACAGGATAAGGATGATGGCTTATAGTTACGGACTCGATCCCAACAAATTACCTATTTTGGTAAAGGACTATGACAGTCAGGGGTTCGGCTATCTAGACTACCCCAACCTGGAAAATTATGGTATTTCCCTGTCGTCGCCTTCTTGGGTCTTATTACAACTGCAAAAGATACCCAATCTTCGCCTTTTGACATATACCGAAAGAGGATGGGACAACCACCAGGATGCGATCGCTTGCGTTCGAGTTGACGACTTATAG
- a CDS encoding glutathione peroxidase, with product MLPNKEGQKVPNVTFRTRQKGQWVDVTTDELFAGKAVAVFSLPGAFTPTCSSTHVPGYNELANVFKENGVDDIVCISVNDAFVMEEWAKDQKADNITFIPDGNGQFTEGMGLLVDKSDLGFGKRSWRYSMLVKDGTVEKMFIEPEEPGDPFKVSDAQTMLSYINPEAVKPKLVSLFAKVGCPFCARAKAMLKDHGLDYEEIVLGKDVTTRSLRAVTGAITVPQVFIDGKLIGGSEALAAYLGA from the coding sequence ATGTTGCCCAATAAAGAAGGACAAAAAGTTCCCAACGTCACCTTCCGTACTCGTCAGAAAGGCCAGTGGGTAGATGTGACTACAGATGAGCTATTTGCAGGTAAGGCAGTAGCTGTCTTCTCCTTACCGGGTGCTTTTACGCCAACCTGTTCATCAACGCACGTCCCCGGCTACAACGAATTGGCGAACGTCTTCAAAGAAAATGGCGTAGACGACATTGTTTGTATTTCCGTCAATGATGCCTTTGTCATGGAGGAATGGGCAAAAGATCAAAAGGCAGATAATATCACATTCATTCCCGATGGTAACGGTCAATTCACGGAAGGAATGGGATTGCTAGTTGATAAGTCAGACCTGGGGTTTGGTAAGCGGTCGTGGCGCTATTCTATGCTGGTGAAAGATGGCACAGTTGAGAAAATGTTTATTGAACCAGAAGAACCAGGAGACCCCTTCAAAGTGTCTGATGCCCAGACAATGCTTAGCTATATTAACCCGGAAGCAGTTAAGCCAAAATTAGTTTCTTTGTTTGCCAAAGTCGGTTGTCCCTTCTGCGCCCGTGCCAAAGCTATGCTGAAGGATCATGGCTTAGATTACGAAGAAATTGTCTTGGGTAAGGATGTCACCACACGCTCTTTACGCGCCGTCACAGGTGCAATCACAGTTCCCCAAGTATTTATTGATGGCAAATTAATTGGTGGTTCAGAAGCGCTAGCAGCCTACCTGGGTGCTTAG
- a CDS encoding metallophosphoesterase, with protein MPLKRRQFLVFGSLSAVGLGFLWKMLQRQEAYSAQINPVLTPTVAAEKPLLRFVSIADTGTGTTSQYAVAKAMSRYHSQNPYDLVILAGDNIYNNGEIEKIGAVFEQPYQSLLKQGVKFQACLGNHDIRTDNGEPQVRYSDFNMQGRYYTFRRDRVQFFALDTNGNADWEAQLAWLEKELSLSDAPWKVVFGHHQIYSSGQYGVNQPFIKTLTPLFQKYGVQLYINGHDHHYERTRSINGTTYLICGGGAGTRPVGRSEWTEYSASTLSFAAFDVYADRMVVSGIGTDGRVFDRGVIGLRSV; from the coding sequence ATGCCCCTCAAACGTCGTCAGTTTCTCGTTTTCGGTAGTCTTAGCGCCGTCGGGTTAGGTTTTTTATGGAAAATGCTTCAGCGTCAAGAAGCTTATAGCGCTCAAATCAACCCAGTCCTCACCCCAACAGTAGCCGCAGAAAAGCCCCTACTGCGCTTTGTTTCGATCGCAGACACGGGCACTGGCACCACAAGCCAGTATGCCGTTGCTAAGGCGATGTCTCGCTATCACAGCCAAAACCCCTATGATTTGGTAATTTTAGCAGGGGACAACATTTACAACAATGGCGAAATTGAGAAAATTGGCGCTGTTTTTGAGCAACCTTATCAGTCTTTGCTGAAACAGGGAGTTAAATTTCAAGCTTGTTTGGGAAACCACGATATTCGCACCGACAACGGCGAGCCCCAAGTTCGCTATTCTGATTTTAATATGCAAGGACGCTACTACACATTTCGCCGCGATCGCGTGCAATTTTTTGCTCTAGATACTAATGGTAATGCTGACTGGGAAGCTCAACTAGCCTGGTTGGAGAAAGAATTGAGTCTCAGCGATGCGCCTTGGAAAGTTGTATTTGGTCACCATCAAATTTATTCATCTGGGCAATATGGGGTGAATCAACCTTTTATTAAGACTTTGACACCTCTGTTTCAAAAATATGGAGTTCAGCTTTATATCAACGGACACGATCACCATTATGAGCGGACTCGTTCTATTAATGGCACAACTTACTTGATTTGCGGAGGAGGTGCAGGAACTCGACCTGTGGGGCGTTCCGAGTGGACAGAGTATTCTGCCAGTACGCTGAGTTTTGCGGCGTTTGATGTGTATGCGGATAGGATGGTCGTGAGTGGGATTGGTACAGATGGTCGGGTGTTCGATCGAGGTGTGATTGGTTTGCGATCGGTTTAG
- a CDS encoding DNA adenine methylase codes for MSIAAKEKVSYRPFLKWAGGKSKLIPQYQEFFSEFNNYYEPFLGGGAIFFHLLQNRSPFKAVLTDINADLINTYRCVRDDVEKLIKLLQEHQEKHNQYYYYDLRNCHNFNGLEAAARFIYLNRTCFNGLYRVNPKGEFNVPVGKYKNPKICNADLLYSVSEALQSIEIAERGFEAVLDYVKTSEDFVYFDPPYYPLSNTSNFTGYSRYSFSKDDQIRLRDVFAELARRGVKVMLSNSDCDFIRELYNDFEIREISAARAINSNSKKRGKIAEVLVTSY; via the coding sequence ATGTCCATTGCTGCAAAAGAAAAAGTTTCTTACCGTCCATTTCTGAAATGGGCCGGTGGTAAAAGTAAGCTGATTCCCCAATATCAAGAATTTTTTTCCGAATTTAACAACTATTATGAGCCTTTTTTGGGAGGCGGTGCTATATTTTTTCATCTTTTGCAAAATCGATCGCCTTTCAAGGCAGTTTTAACGGATATTAATGCCGATCTAATTAATACTTATCGCTGTGTTAGAGATGATGTTGAGAAATTGATTAAGCTTTTGCAAGAACATCAGGAAAAACATAATCAATATTACTATTATGATCTGCGAAATTGCCACAACTTTAATGGCTTAGAAGCAGCAGCGCGGTTTATTTATCTAAATAGAACTTGTTTTAATGGTCTTTATAGAGTAAATCCCAAAGGTGAATTTAACGTTCCCGTAGGTAAATACAAAAATCCTAAAATTTGTAATGCAGATTTACTTTATTCAGTATCGGAAGCACTGCAATCTATTGAGATTGCAGAAAGAGGTTTTGAAGCAGTTTTAGATTATGTTAAGACTAGCGAAGATTTTGTCTACTTCGATCCGCCTTACTATCCTCTAAGTAATACCAGCAACTTTACAGGATACAGTCGTTATTCGTTTAGTAAAGATGACCAAATTAGACTAAGAGATGTGTTTGCCGAACTTGCTAGGCGTGGGGTAAAGGTGATGCTGTCTAATTCTGATTGTGATTTTATTCGAGAATTGTATAACGATTTTGAGATTAGGGAGATATCAGCAGCAAGGGCGATTAACTCGAATAGTAAAAAGCGAGGTAAAATTGCTGAAGTGTTAGTAACTTCGTATTGA